The Pseudofrankia inefficax genome window below encodes:
- a CDS encoding nitrate- and nitrite sensing domain-containing protein, with protein MVPTEGHPGPIPGHPQNALFRGAGGEVAKYVRRQPMASSTGIAADPMPMPAPGAPVVEDGGRGERPVVARPPDGGGGSRGGRGVLSNPSSWRVRTKLIAILAIPVVAIIVNALIDASSVLTSTRDINRVSHLITIDRSALDLAYNVELERTFTAEYVALRAVNQAPASDPVVARQKAVDASYKAYQDVANGKRGSFSPQVNEALDAVATGLDGLPTKRAAIGRLTDPVSVMTSYDSMIEPLIDLVGLIPQGNDDRQLDSSVDATLHLVRATDLLAQQQAQINTYLVSELPFTSDEFRSVLSTDAERNNELDQFDKSASPAQKTLYEQALDPRLNNDVFNTLKNTDRVLNSTVSKPLNDGQIDQIESTKWLQNTRAMITVSYSVANGMLDQINSRVGTLRRGIERQAIFSALFTVLILAAALIITLVVAQSLIRPLFALRTAALDIAERRLPDAVRRLRDSSEQVIDDEVETVGIDTDEEIGEVARAFDQVHHEAVRLASEQAVLRNNVNAMFVNLSRRSQGLVERQLRLIDDLENREQDPDQLANLFKLDHLATRMRRNNESLLVLAGTDTARRWTHPVPLNEVVLAAISEVEQYTRVKQTTAAPVSIAGNGVSDVVHLIAELLENATSYSPPATDVVVTSHSLGPGAGAMIEIVDMGIGMPAKDLERVNERLANPPVVDVSVSRTMGLFAVGRLAGRHGIRVQLRESPSRGITAVIRLPAKLVTGDAVGGGTGPGSQRPGASAAIGRPGADTGSRPGFGAPGTGAGRPELGAGSGGPATGPVRQAFGGPQQFGPGQENGRGRQQPDGYEDQDERFGPPSGALPAIDPGRFGPPPLAIGPGSQQGGPRTGPVPLPAQEQPRYTEEDTQRFGPFPGMQPGTGPSQQRGYQPEREEPRPDEPRYDEPQFEEPRFDGPGYDDDRRGPRTGPVDLRESWSGEFPAQRPVSPDSLDHTGPMQRPGTSPLPMPDRARQADNGYQGDSGYQADNGYQGDRGYQGDSGYQGASGYQGADDYPSDPGYQNGAGYREPAQPDPQENVFARPAHRPEPEPVDVPRPRWEEPTTGGYARPRAEDTGELYVGEGEDVDTTPIFDSVSAWFQRRSPSDEARRGPDPVVETTPPGAFAPPPAAFTAPRASAGMRVMGNGGLGDNQMQRPEPTPAPAPMPAPTPMRPAAGLRTDNGMGGGTGPNTGGLSTGGLNGGGYRQPAAYTEQQTGPRPAEPPLPMRGAEPPLPVRGADPPLPVRGTDPQLPVRGGGEPRSWESAGDAGWQAAEALRQPPSDEQNSTTKAGLPLRVPMTHLVPGSAEPASNRKTPPRPADAATRSPEAVGGRLASFYQGVRQGRDMGAETRSARRDGQEER; from the coding sequence ATGGTGCCGACCGAGGGACATCCGGGTCCGATACCGGGCCATCCCCAGAACGCCCTGTTCCGGGGGGCCGGCGGAGAGGTTGCGAAGTACGTGCGCAGACAACCGATGGCCAGCAGCACGGGCATCGCCGCAGACCCGATGCCGATGCCGGCGCCGGGCGCTCCCGTCGTGGAAGACGGGGGCCGCGGTGAGCGCCCCGTTGTGGCTCGACCCCCCGACGGAGGTGGCGGGAGTCGCGGTGGCCGCGGCGTCCTGTCCAACCCGTCGAGCTGGCGGGTTCGTACCAAGCTGATCGCGATCCTCGCGATCCCGGTCGTTGCGATCATCGTCAACGCCCTGATCGACGCGAGTTCGGTGCTCACGAGTACCCGGGACATCAACCGGGTCTCGCACCTGATCACCATCGACCGCTCCGCGCTCGACCTCGCGTACAACGTCGAACTTGAGCGCACCTTCACCGCTGAATATGTGGCCCTGCGCGCGGTCAACCAGGCACCAGCCTCCGACCCGGTCGTGGCCCGCCAGAAAGCGGTCGACGCCTCGTACAAGGCCTACCAGGACGTGGCCAACGGCAAGCGCGGGTCGTTCAGCCCCCAGGTCAACGAGGCGCTCGACGCGGTCGCGACCGGCCTTGACGGTCTGCCGACCAAGCGCGCGGCCATCGGCAGGCTGACCGACCCGGTCTCGGTCATGACCTCGTACGACTCCATGATCGAACCTTTGATCGACCTCGTCGGCCTGATCCCACAGGGCAACGACGACCGGCAGCTGGACAGCTCCGTCGACGCGACCCTGCACCTGGTCCGGGCGACCGACCTCCTCGCTCAGCAGCAGGCCCAGATCAACACCTACCTGGTGTCCGAGCTGCCATTCACCAGTGACGAGTTCCGGTCGGTGCTGAGCACCGACGCCGAACGCAACAACGAACTCGACCAGTTTGACAAGTCCGCGTCGCCGGCTCAGAAGACGCTGTATGAGCAGGCACTCGACCCGCGCCTGAACAACGACGTTTTCAACACCCTGAAGAACACTGACCGGGTGCTCAACTCGACGGTCTCCAAGCCGCTCAACGACGGACAGATCGACCAGATCGAGTCCACGAAGTGGCTGCAGAACACCCGAGCCATGATCACGGTCAGCTACAGCGTCGCCAACGGCATGCTGGATCAGATCAACTCGCGGGTCGGAACCCTGCGGCGCGGGATCGAGCGGCAGGCGATCTTCTCCGCCCTGTTCACCGTCCTGATCCTGGCCGCCGCGCTGATCATCACCTTGGTGGTCGCGCAGTCGCTGATCCGCCCGCTGTTCGCCCTGCGAACCGCGGCCCTCGACATCGCCGAGCGAAGACTGCCCGACGCCGTCCGAAGACTGCGAGACTCGTCCGAGCAGGTGATCGACGACGAGGTCGAGACGGTCGGTATCGACACCGACGAGGAGATCGGCGAGGTCGCCCGGGCGTTCGACCAGGTTCACCACGAGGCCGTCCGGCTGGCGTCCGAGCAGGCCGTGCTGCGGAACAACGTCAACGCGATGTTCGTCAACCTGTCTCGCCGCTCCCAGGGCCTCGTCGAGCGCCAGCTGCGCCTCATCGACGACCTGGAGAACCGCGAGCAGGACCCGGACCAGCTCGCCAACCTGTTCAAGCTGGACCACCTCGCCACCCGAATGCGGCGGAACAACGAGAGCCTGCTGGTTCTCGCCGGTACCGACACCGCTCGGCGCTGGACCCACCCGGTCCCGCTCAACGAGGTCGTCCTCGCGGCGATCTCCGAGGTCGAGCAGTACACCCGCGTCAAGCAGACGACCGCCGCTCCGGTGTCCATCGCCGGTAACGGTGTCAGCGACGTCGTCCACCTGATCGCGGAGCTGCTGGAGAACGCGACCTCGTACTCCCCGCCGGCGACGGACGTCGTCGTCACCAGCCACTCCCTCGGCCCCGGTGCCGGCGCCATGATCGAGATCGTCGACATGGGCATCGGCATGCCGGCCAAGGACCTGGAGCGGGTCAACGAGCGGCTCGCGAACCCGCCGGTCGTCGACGTGTCGGTGTCCCGGACGATGGGCCTGTTCGCGGTCGGTCGGCTGGCCGGCCGGCACGGCATCCGCGTCCAGCTGCGCGAGTCGCCTTCCCGCGGCATCACCGCGGTGATCCGGCTGCCAGCCAAGCTGGTCACCGGCGACGCCGTGGGCGGCGGGACGGGCCCGGGGTCGCAGCGGCCGGGTGCGTCGGCGGCCATCGGCCGGCCGGGCGCTGACACCGGGTCTCGGCCGGGCTTCGGAGCCCCCGGTACCGGTGCGGGCCGGCCCGAGCTGGGTGCCGGGTCGGGAGGCCCCGCGACCGGCCCGGTCCGCCAGGCCTTCGGCGGCCCGCAGCAGTTCGGCCCCGGCCAGGAGAACGGCCGCGGCCGGCAGCAGCCAGACGGGTACGAGGACCAGGACGAGCGGTTCGGCCCGCCGAGCGGCGCGCTGCCCGCCATCGACCCCGGTCGGTTCGGGCCCCCGCCGCTCGCGATCGGCCCCGGCAGCCAGCAGGGCGGCCCGAGGACCGGCCCGGTGCCGCTGCCGGCTCAGGAGCAGCCGCGGTACACCGAAGAGGACACCCAGCGGTTCGGCCCCTTCCCGGGCATGCAGCCGGGGACCGGCCCGAGCCAGCAGCGTGGCTACCAGCCCGAGCGCGAAGAGCCCCGGCCGGACGAGCCGCGGTACGACGAGCCTCAGTTCGAGGAGCCCCGGTTCGACGGGCCCGGGTACGACGACGATCGGCGTGGCCCGCGGACTGGCCCGGTCGACCTGCGGGAGTCGTGGAGCGGTGAGTTCCCGGCGCAGCGCCCGGTCAGCCCGGACTCGCTCGACCACACCGGCCCGATGCAGCGCCCGGGCACCAGCCCGCTGCCGATGCCCGACCGCGCCCGCCAGGCCGACAACGGCTACCAGGGCGACAGCGGCTACCAGGCGGACAACGGCTACCAGGGCGACAGGGGTTACCAGGGCGACAGCGGCTACCAGGGTGCCAGCGGGTACCAGGGTGCCGACGACTACCCGAGCGACCCCGGCTACCAGAACGGCGCCGGCTACCGCGAGCCGGCGCAGCCGGACCCGCAGGAGAACGTGTTCGCGCGCCCCGCGCACCGGCCGGAGCCGGAGCCCGTGGACGTGCCGCGGCCTCGCTGGGAGGAGCCGACAACCGGTGGCTACGCCCGGCCGCGGGCCGAGGACACCGGCGAGCTGTACGTCGGCGAGGGCGAGGACGTCGACACCACTCCGATCTTCGACTCGGTCTCGGCCTGGTTCCAGCGCCGTTCGCCGAGCGACGAGGCCCGGCGTGGTCCCGACCCGGTGGTCGAGACCACCCCGCCGGGGGCGTTCGCCCCGCCGCCGGCCGCGTTCACCGCGCCCCGCGCGTCCGCGGGCATGCGGGTCATGGGCAACGGCGGGTTGGGCGACAACCAGATGCAGCGTCCCGAACCGACGCCGGCGCCCGCGCCGATGCCGGCCCCAACGCCGATGCGTCCAGCCGCCGGGCTGCGCACGGACAACGGGATGGGCGGCGGTACCGGCCCGAACACCGGCGGCCTGAGCACCGGTGGTCTCAACGGAGGCGGCTACCGTCAGCCGGCCGCCTACACGGAGCAGCAGACCGGGCCGCGCCCGGCCGAGCCGCCGCTGCCGATGCGTGGCGCGGAGCCACCACTGCCCGTACGGGGCGCTGATCCGCCACTGCCTGTGCGGGGCACGGATCCGCAACTGCCCGTCCGGGGCGGCGGCGAGCCGCGCTCGTGGGAGTCGGCCGGCGACGCCGGTTGGCAGGCGGCTGAGGCGCTGCGGCAGCCGCCCAGTGACGAGCAGAACTCGACGACCAAGGCGGGCTTGCCGCTGCGGGTGCCGATGACCCATCTAGTCCCCGGCAGCGCTGAGCCGGCCAGTAATCGCAAGACCCCGCCGCGGCCAGCTGACGCCGCGACCAGGTCCCCCGAAGCGGTTGGCGGACGGCTCGCCAGCTTCTACCAGGGTGTCCGGCAGGGACGGGACATGGGTGCCGAGACGAGAAGCGCCCGCCGCGACGGGCAGGAGGAACGGTGA
- the guaA gene encoding glutamine-hydrolyzing GMP synthase — MDFGAQYAQLIARRVRECHVYSEIVPWNTPVAELLARRPSAVILSGGPKSVYSPGAPQVDPALFDTGIPVLGICYGHQVMAQALGGTVDRTNTAEYGATTLSVTRPGLLFDGLPVEQQVWMSHGDAVSAAPPGFSVTANTRSTPVAAFEDLGRRLFGVQFHPEVLHTEHGMEVLRRFLLHGAGARPAWTMVNIVDEAVAAVRAQVGGARLICGLSGGVDSAVAGALVQRAVGDALTCVFVDHGLLRAGEAEQVERDFVASTGVELVHIKAADRFAAALAGVTDPEQKRKIIGREFIRVFEEAARDLEARAEAAGSRIEYLVQGTLYPDVIESGSPDAAKIKSHHNVGGLPDDLQFGLVEPLRTLFKDEVRRLGEELGLPEEIVWRQPFPGPGLAVRIIGEVTPERLEIVRAADQIVRDEIRRSGLEREIWQVFAVLLADVRSVGVQGDERTYGHPIVLRAVTSEDAMTADWARLPANLLERISNRVVNEVPQVNRVVYDITSKPPGTIEWE; from the coding sequence ATCGACTTCGGTGCGCAGTACGCCCAGCTGATCGCCCGACGGGTGCGCGAGTGCCATGTGTACTCGGAGATCGTGCCATGGAATACGCCGGTGGCCGAACTGCTCGCCCGCCGGCCGAGCGCGGTGATCCTTTCCGGCGGCCCCAAGTCGGTCTACTCCCCCGGCGCGCCCCAGGTGGACCCGGCGCTGTTCGACACAGGCATTCCCGTGCTCGGCATCTGCTACGGCCACCAGGTGATGGCGCAGGCGCTCGGCGGCACCGTCGACCGGACCAACACGGCCGAGTACGGCGCGACCACACTCTCGGTCACCCGGCCGGGCCTCCTGTTCGACGGCCTGCCGGTCGAGCAGCAGGTCTGGATGTCGCACGGCGACGCGGTGAGCGCGGCCCCGCCCGGCTTCTCGGTGACGGCGAACACCCGGTCCACGCCGGTCGCCGCGTTCGAGGACCTCGGGCGGCGGTTGTTCGGCGTGCAGTTCCATCCGGAGGTGCTGCACACCGAGCACGGCATGGAGGTGCTGCGCCGGTTCCTGCTGCACGGCGCGGGTGCCCGGCCCGCGTGGACGATGGTCAACATCGTCGACGAGGCGGTCGCCGCGGTCCGCGCCCAGGTGGGCGGCGCGAGGCTGATCTGCGGGCTGTCCGGCGGCGTCGACTCGGCGGTCGCCGGGGCACTGGTGCAGCGCGCCGTCGGCGACGCGCTGACGTGCGTGTTCGTCGACCACGGCCTGCTGCGGGCCGGCGAGGCCGAGCAGGTCGAGCGGGACTTCGTCGCCTCGACCGGCGTCGAGCTGGTGCACATCAAGGCGGCGGACAGGTTCGCCGCGGCCCTCGCGGGCGTCACCGACCCGGAACAGAAGCGCAAGATCATCGGCCGGGAGTTCATCCGGGTGTTCGAGGAGGCCGCGCGCGATCTGGAGGCCCGCGCCGAGGCCGCCGGCAGCCGGATCGAGTACCTGGTCCAGGGCACCTTGTATCCGGACGTCATCGAGTCCGGCTCCCCCGACGCCGCGAAGATCAAGTCGCATCACAACGTCGGCGGACTGCCGGACGACCTGCAGTTCGGCCTGGTCGAGCCGCTGCGGACCCTGTTCAAGGACGAGGTCCGCCGGCTCGGCGAGGAGCTCGGCCTGCCCGAGGAGATCGTCTGGCGGCAGCCGTTCCCGGGGCCAGGCCTCGCGGTGCGGATCATCGGCGAGGTCACGCCCGAACGCCTCGAGATCGTCCGGGCGGCCGACCAGATCGTGCGCGACGAGATCCGCCGCTCCGGGCTGGAACGCGAGATCTGGCAGGTGTTCGCCGTCCTGCTGGCCGACGTCCGCTCGGTCGGCGTCCAGGGCGACGAGCGCACCTACGGCCATCCGATCGTGCTGCGCGCCGTGACCAGCGAGGACGCGATGACCGCCGACTGGGCCCGGCTGCCGGCCAACCTGCTGGAACGAATCAGCAACCGGGTCGTCAACGAGGTGCCGCAGGTCAACCGCGTCGTCTACGACATCACCTCGAAGCCCCCGGGCACCATCGAGTGGGAATAG